One Candidatus Woesebacteria bacterium genomic window, TATCACCACTTATTAATTCTTTGATATACGTTCCGCTTTCAGTTTTGATTTCAAAGATTGGATTTTTTGGGTGGTATTTTATAAGTTTAAAATAATAAATTTTTCTCTTTCGTAAAAGATCATATCTTCTTCTTAAAACTCGAGTTGGTGTTTGTTGATTTACTACTATGTTAGATAGTA contains:
- a CDS encoding tRNA pseudouridine 55 synthase, producing the protein MAATDKIYEAEVDLEKETSKKELENACYLLSNIVVNQQTPTRVLRRRYDLLRKRKIYYFKLIKYHPKNPIFEIKTESGTYIKELISGDNGRTKPSLPELLNQKSVVKKLVVKEFLI